A DNA window from Hymenobacter aquaticus contains the following coding sequences:
- a CDS encoding DUF2326 domain-containing protein — MFLKTLKIENDAKVVREILFHKGLNLIIDETPTDALQQSGNNVGKTTVLKLIDFCLGGDGKNIYNDSEFKEKSNVEIETYLKENNIMITLVLKQDLAKHDSQEITVKKNFLKRSEKIQEINGDIYSDKDFLEKLKALIFHSGSEKPTFRQIIAKNIRYEKSRLDNTVKVLHVTTKSEEYEALYLFWLGIDTNTANKKQKLQHQKTTEEAILKKLRKETSHSQIIQALSVINRDIDELNTLKTNFSINEDYQNDLNTLNALKSDINRLSTELGRLNLRREIILEAKDEIEKEYADINIKQLQELYKTANAFIPKMQATFEDMLEFHNKMLNEKVKYISSEIPKLEQDIVTANELLQSHVNDERNISQKLIKLGAIEELENIIQSLNRKYEQKGKYEEQLRQWNESTEKLEEIEKSLTNINNGIASFEIDLEKSIIEFNKFFSKVSEKLYGEQFILSQNKTERAYELKIGSVGGLGTGKKKGQIAAFDIAYIQFCDEHEIPCAHFILHDQIENIHDNQLTLIADVVSKSNIQFIVPVLRDKLPPDLNPEDYKVLSLSQGDKLFGI, encoded by the coding sequence ATGTTTTTAAAGACACTCAAAATAGAAAACGATGCCAAAGTAGTAAGGGAAATCCTTTTTCACAAAGGGCTTAACCTTATTATAGATGAAACACCAACTGATGCCTTACAGCAGTCTGGAAATAATGTTGGCAAGACAACCGTTTTAAAACTAATTGACTTCTGCCTTGGCGGAGACGGAAAGAACATTTACAACGATTCAGAATTTAAAGAAAAAAGCAATGTTGAAATAGAGACATATTTGAAAGAAAATAATATCATGATTACCTTAGTTCTAAAGCAGGACTTAGCCAAACATGACAGTCAGGAAATAACAGTCAAGAAAAATTTCTTAAAACGCTCAGAAAAAATACAAGAAATCAATGGAGATATTTATAGCGACAAAGATTTTTTAGAAAAACTCAAGGCACTTATATTTCATTCCGGTTCTGAAAAACCAACTTTTCGGCAGATAATTGCTAAAAATATTCGTTATGAGAAAAGCCGACTTGATAATACTGTAAAAGTACTACATGTGACTACTAAATCAGAGGAATATGAGGCCCTATACCTTTTCTGGCTTGGTATTGACACGAACACGGCCAACAAAAAACAGAAGCTTCAACACCAGAAAACAACTGAAGAGGCTATACTAAAGAAACTACGCAAAGAAACATCCCACTCACAGATTATACAGGCCCTATCTGTAATTAATAGAGATATAGATGAGTTAAATACTCTAAAAACAAACTTCAGTATTAATGAAGACTATCAAAACGACCTTAACACTTTAAACGCATTAAAATCTGACATAAATAGATTGTCAACAGAATTAGGCAGACTCAACTTAAGGAGAGAAATAATCCTTGAGGCAAAAGATGAAATCGAGAAAGAATACGCAGACATTAATATCAAACAGCTTCAAGAATTGTATAAGACGGCTAACGCATTCATTCCTAAAATGCAAGCCACGTTTGAAGATATGCTAGAATTTCACAACAAGATGCTTAACGAAAAAGTAAAATATATAAGCTCTGAAATTCCCAAACTTGAACAGGACATCGTAACAGCTAATGAACTTTTACAATCACATGTAAACGACGAAAGAAATATTTCTCAAAAGCTTATTAAACTAGGCGCAATTGAAGAGCTAGAGAACATCATTCAATCGTTAAACAGAAAGTATGAGCAAAAAGGAAAATACGAAGAGCAATTAAGACAATGGAATGAATCAACGGAAAAACTCGAGGAGATAGAAAAAAGCTTGACAAATATAAATAATGGAATTGCATCTTTCGAAATAGATTTAGAAAAAAGCATAATTGAATTTAACAAATTCTTCTCAAAAGTATCAGAAAAACTTTACGGCGAGCAATTCATTTTAAGTCAAAACAAAACAGAAAGAGCCTATGAGCTTAAAATAGGATCAGTGGGTGGGCTTGGAACTGGAAAAAAGAAGGGACAGATTGCTGCATTTGACATAGCATACATTCAATTTTGTGACGAGCACGAAATCCCTTGTGCGCATTTCATTTTACATGACCAGATAGAAAATATACATGACAATCAACTTACTCTGATTGCGGATGTAGTGAGTAAATCTAACATACAGTTCATTGTTCCTGTCTTGAGGGATAAACTTCCTCCTGACTTAAACCCTGAAGACTACAAAGTTTTGTCTCTTTCTCAGGGTGATAAGCTTTTTGGGATTTAA
- a CDS encoding ABC-three component system middle component 6 gives MLLPKDTNPKNSLYFYGAFILNILRDTNDNEVDFFDLFTKSKNDFEISLQSFVFTLDWLFLLGLIKLTSSGSIKKCF, from the coding sequence ATGCTCCTTCCCAAAGACACAAATCCTAAGAATAGCCTTTATTTTTATGGAGCATTTATTCTTAATATACTAAGAGATACAAATGATAATGAGGTCGATTTTTTTGATTTATTTACAAAATCTAAAAACGATTTTGAAATATCATTACAATCATTTGTCTTCACACTGGACTGGTTATTCCTTTTGGGCTTAATCAAACTAACGTCATCTGGCTCAATAAAAAAATGTTTTTAA
- a CDS encoding ABC-three component system protein, giving the protein MINQTNTGLGDNYAALGDINILKESRNITSNLSKLINILGKRLADNNPATQENEPFDIANKIKYNHVKKYKPIIDEYGLFVGKLSAIYKEHDQQNTSMTYFTLANIKQHYLKVKGDFTNANPEINELEVIQLNADNIFSEVEKRLLNEISKSSNITEPFEIINVSLLVIMIDAFMRCKILEEPS; this is encoded by the coding sequence ATGATTAATCAAACTAACACAGGGCTTGGGGATAATTATGCGGCATTAGGTGATATCAACATCCTTAAGGAAAGCAGAAATATCACCAGCAATCTTTCTAAGCTAATCAACATACTTGGAAAAAGGCTTGCAGACAACAATCCTGCCACGCAAGAAAACGAACCCTTTGATATAGCAAATAAAATAAAGTATAACCATGTAAAAAAATACAAACCAATAATAGATGAATATGGCTTATTCGTTGGCAAGCTTTCAGCAATATACAAAGAGCATGATCAACAAAACACAAGTATGACATATTTTACCTTAGCCAATATAAAACAACACTATTTAAAAGTAAAGGGAGACTTTACTAATGCAAATCCTGAAATAAATGAATTAGAGGTAATTCAATTAAACGCCGATAATATTTTTTCCGAAGTAGAAAAAAGATTACTAAATGAAATAAGCAAAAGTTCAAATATAACTGAACCTTTTGAAATAATAAACGTTTCATTATTGGTAATTATGATTGATGCCTTTATGAGATGTAAAATACTCGAAGAACCCTCATGA